In Bacteroidota bacterium, a genomic segment contains:
- a CDS encoding rhodanese-like domain-containing protein, producing the protein MKRVASIFAFVAVAAQLLMPAVAAASDEKSPVLVSTSWLAEHLKDPGMVVLNVAFLRRDYTGGHIPGSRFLWTGSLVQGTPDMTYELVPVAQIKDALEAAGISNDSRVVLYGVGQSVSPTMRVFLTLEYAGMGGRISVLDGGLDAWKAEKRPVSMDAPEFSRGSFTPDIHKEVFVDAEWMKDHMHTPSVAIVDARAPNFYNGTTPGQGRLGHIPGAKNLFFNTLFDTTNKLLPVPKLKE; encoded by the coding sequence ATGAAACGAGTCGCTTCCATCTTCGCCTTTGTCGCCGTAGCCGCACAACTGCTCATGCCCGCTGTCGCCGCTGCAAGCGATGAAAAATCGCCTGTCCTGGTTTCCACTTCGTGGCTCGCGGAGCATCTCAAGGATCCGGGGATGGTGGTTCTCAATGTGGCCTTTCTCCGGAGGGATTATACCGGCGGGCACATTCCCGGCTCGCGGTTTCTCTGGACCGGCTCCCTTGTGCAGGGCACGCCGGATATGACCTATGAGCTCGTGCCCGTCGCGCAAATCAAGGATGCCCTCGAAGCCGCCGGCATCTCCAACGACTCGCGCGTCGTTCTGTACGGAGTCGGGCAGAGCGTGAGTCCGACCATGCGGGTATTCCTCACGCTCGAGTACGCCGGCATGGGGGGCAGGATCTCCGTCCTCGACGGGGGACTCGACGCCTGGAAGGCGGAGAAGAGGCCGGTGTCGATGGACGCACCTGAGTTCTCCCGCGGATCGTTCACGCCGGACATCCATAAGGAAGTGTTCGTCGACGCCGAGTGGATGAAGGACCACATGCATACGCCCTCCGTCGCGATCGTCGATGCGCGGGCGCCGAACTTCTACAACGGCACGACCCCGGGCCAGGGCCGCCTCGGACACATTCCGGGCGCCAAGAACCTGTTCTTCAACACCCTGTTCGACACCACGAACAAGCTGCTTCCCGTTCCGAAACTGAAGGAG